TCAAACGTTCATGGTCTAATTCTACTGTATGAAGTTAATGTCATTTTTGTGCTTTGGAAATGTGTATAAAATACGGAATATTCAGAGGTGCGACAcaagtcttttatttatttgattaaaaacatatttgaaaacaTCCATAGGcccaaaccaaaccattgaGTTAACTATTTTTTGATCAATATATGGGCCTTTTTGGCCCAAAGTAAATTTGGACGTGAAACCTGATTTTCTGAATTAGGTCAAATATAAATACTACTAATATCATCTCTCTCGAGATTACGGCTCCTTGTTCTCACtcatttttagggtttccagaGATCGGCAGATTTTGACATTCACACAATCATGACGACTCAGATCAGCAAGAAGAGAAAGGTTTGAATTctgatttcatattatttttttgtttacatttcGATAGATTTATCTCGCTGCATCGTTATTGGAACTGTTTTGAGTAACTCTGTTGGGATTTTCATTTGTAGTTTGTAGCGGACGGTGTCTTCTACGCTGAATTGAACGAGGTTCTCACCAGAGAGCTTGCAGAGGATGGTTACTCTGGTGTTGAGGTTAGGGTTACTCCTATGAGGACTGAGATTATCATCAGGGCCACCCGCACCCAGAACGTTCTCGGTATGTTGTATCTGTTCTTCATTTTGGgtaattttaaatcttttagaaACTTGTGTGTGGAGATCTGATTTAGGATAGTTGTTTGGATACAGGTGAGAAGGGGAGGAGAATTAGGGAATTGACATCACTTGTCCAGAAGAGATTCAAATTCCCACAAGACAGTGTTGAGCTTTATGCTGAAAAGGTGACCAACAGAGGTCTTTGTGCCATTGCTCAGGCTGAGTCTTTGCGCTACAAGCTTCTCGGTGGTCTTGCTGTTCGTAGGTATGACATTTCTGTACTTTGTTTTCGTTGAAACTTCATTTGAGGAATTGGTTTTGGCAACTTACTACTAACTTGTTTAAGCATTCACTTGACCCCTAATAGTTATATGTTTAGTATAGAGTAGTTGTAATATATGTCTTTCATATACAGAATGGTAATGTCTCTATCTACTGAACTCGCTGTTCATACATAAGGGTTTAAACTAGGTTCTAAATGTACACGAGTTTCAAAGTCAAAAGATTTTATACGAAGATGTTAATCTTGGCAATGATTTTATGTTGTACAGGGCTTGCTATGGTGTATTGAGGTTTGTTATGGAGAGTGGTGCTAAGGGATGCGAGGTGATTGTAAGTGGAAAGCTCCGTGCTGCTCGTGCTAAGTCGATGAAGTTCAAGGATGGTTACATGGTTTCATCTGGTCAACCAACTAAGGAGTACATTGACTCTGCAGTGAGACATGTTTTGCTCAGACAGGTAAATATCCTTGGGAGATGTTCTTTAGTGTGTAAGTAATTCAGCAATGTTTGTCTAATATCTAAGTCTGGTTAAAACCGCAATGTGTAGGGTGTGTTGGGAATCAAGGTGAAGGTTATGCTTGATTGGGACCCTAAGGGCATTAATGGACCAAAGACACCATCGCCTGATGTTGTGATCATTCATGCTCCTAAGGATGAAGATACCAGCTACCCACCTGCTCAGGTTTCTGCTCCGGCTGCTCTTGTGCCTGATGCTCCACTTACAGCCGTAGATTACCCTGCAATGGCCTAGAAGAATCCCTTCCTTTACTAGTCgatgtgattttgttttcaacTGTTCTTTCTCTTTCGACAGTTTGTAGCTTGTCGTATCTTCGAATCAGACACGGTTCCCCCACCAAATCTTTATCTAAAGTTATCTCAATTTCCCAGTGTTGGAAAATACTTCATAAATCATTTTTCcatttatttcttattcataCGAAAATTTGCAGAATATTATACGAATTTAAATAGTATTTAAATTGGTGATATTGAACCTGTAACGTGGCGTTTGGATTCATCCACGTGTTTGAAATCTAGCCGTCTAGAAATTAAAACTCCGACGAGTTTCCCGCTCTGTCGACTCTTCTTCCTCCGCCTTATAGTAAAAATGGTCAGTTGGTCACGAGAGAGATCTAAATCGCACTCCTAAAGCTCTAACAATGGCGGACGAACTTGGATTCTTCCAACTCAACACCGGATCAAAGATCCCATCGGTCGGTCTCGGAACATGGCAAGCTGCTCCTGGCGTCGTTGGAGACGCTGTCGCCGCCGCTCTGAAGGTTCGTATGTGATTTTTCGTTCTCATTTAACTGATCCTTAGATGTTCAAGGTTTGATATCAGATCTTAACAGCATcatcgttttcttttttttttttttgcagattggGTATCAGCATATTGATTGTGCTTCAAGATATGGCAATGAAATTGAGGTTAATCCATCCAccgatctgattttttttagtatgtaaTGGCTTTTTAGGTTCTTCATTATCTTCTTGCCTGTTTGAATTAGACGGGATCTGAATCTTGTCTACCTCATGTTTCCACACATTTTGtatcatctcttttttgttcttcttttggcGTAGCTTGATGCTCTTTAGTAGAACAGTTGGTATGATCGTTCTTATTGGATTTAGTATGTTGTCCTGTTTTTTGGGAATGACAATGGCAcacattgttttgtttatcttcttgttAACTAGCTTTACATTTTGAAGGATTGATTTTATTACTTGGTATAAACTGCTTTCAAATTCATTTGATATGTACATTCTATTTATGCTAT
The sequence above is drawn from the Camelina sativa cultivar DH55 chromosome 4, Cs, whole genome shotgun sequence genome and encodes:
- the LOC104781246 gene encoding 40S ribosomal protein S3-2-like — translated: MTTQISKKRKFVADGVFYAELNEVLTRELAEDGYSGVEVRVTPMRTEIIIRATRTQNVLGEKGRRIRELTSLVQKRFKFPQDSVELYAEKVTNRGLCAIAQAESLRYKLLGGLAVRRACYGVLRFVMESGAKGCEVIVSGKLRAARAKSMKFKDGYMVSSGQPTKEYIDSAVRHVLLRQGVLGIKVKVMLDWDPKGINGPKTPSPDVVIIHAPKDEDTSYPPAQVSAPAALVPDAPLTAVDYPAMA